In one Aeromicrobium erythreum genomic region, the following are encoded:
- a CDS encoding ExeM/NucH family extracellular endonuclease translates to MSRSSFSRALRLALAGGLATGALAAAPAAQAAPADHLVIDEVYVNGGSSGASFKNKYVEVHNPTGSPVDVAGWSVQYRSATGTGNFSGVIALGDHTVPAGGTLLVGANSNNATTNPGADLPTPDVASTVAFAGGGGTLALTRTTTPLTGAPSTVLADPAVVDLVGYGSSTTFEGSAAATGTSLTKAVRRTGGTDTNDNRADLSAADPTPTACGTACDSAPAPVEPAPVVPIAEIQGTGTASPIVGQRVTTRGVVTAAYPDGGFDGAYIQTEGTGDVDVDTHRASTGLFVASAALADDVEIGDHLEVTGTVEESSGLTQLAVPAGGWTVLTEPAVAPKAAEVAFPLDDTQRESLEGMLLAPQGAYTVTNNFATNSFGEVGLAAGTRPLPQPTDVVRPRTQAYTDLVADNARRLITLDDGASVNYVNGSKDVPLPWLTADNEVRQGAPTTFVAPVVLDFRFGWKLQPTTRLTGVADAPATFGATRAQERTPAPVEGELKLASFNVLNYFPTTGEKYVASGRGTCTYFRDRAGTPITTNSCTNNGPRGAATDESLARQQTKIVKAINGLGADVVALQELENSATLGQPRDTALQTLVAALNADAGADVWAGAASPTTVPSTGEDVIRPAFIYRTSTVETAGEARILDDPAFANARAPLAQEFRAKGVADSDFVVIANHFKSKGSGSGENADQRDGQGASNPDRVRQARALVAFVDDVEKSAGTDRVLLAGDFNSYSKEDPMQVLEDAGFTNVTDRFSEEDTYQFGGLLGSLDHVFASPSATRRVRGADVWRINAPEAIAREYSRFNYNVTNLFDTSPFRASDHDPTIVGLDVSPAAGELAVDGPRTRRLGDVVDVDVRVSSSLEGVVPAGEVTLRDGDTALGTATLDGGRATIALRTADLGVGTHVLSVEYAGDAETRPVSAEYRITVLKSEADLAATIEPTRFGTQGTVEVTAAPAASGLVYVVSGSTVVGIGSLREGSASVRISGTALEPGSHRLQVLYAGNDSVEPDDVTVEHTVTKATPVVRATAPRGKVVVDRTRAVVPVRVSADGFRPDGGTVRVRLGSTILGTATLRNGTAEVRLRPLRSTGTRQFTVEYLGDRRTGSAAVPLTIRVVRR, encoded by the coding sequence GTGTCCAGATCATCCTTCTCGCGTGCGCTCCGGCTCGCCCTGGCCGGCGGCCTGGCCACCGGCGCGCTCGCTGCGGCGCCGGCAGCCCAGGCGGCACCCGCCGACCACCTCGTGATCGACGAGGTCTACGTGAACGGCGGCTCCAGCGGGGCGTCGTTCAAGAACAAGTACGTGGAGGTGCACAACCCCACCGGGAGTCCCGTCGACGTCGCGGGCTGGTCGGTCCAGTACCGCTCCGCCACGGGCACCGGGAACTTCTCGGGTGTGATCGCCCTCGGTGACCACACCGTCCCCGCGGGGGGCACCCTGCTGGTCGGCGCGAACAGCAACAACGCGACCACCAACCCGGGGGCCGACCTGCCGACGCCGGACGTCGCGTCGACCGTCGCGTTCGCCGGCGGCGGAGGCACCCTCGCCCTCACCCGCACGACGACGCCCCTCACCGGCGCCCCGTCGACGGTGCTCGCCGACCCCGCCGTCGTCGACCTGGTCGGGTATGGGAGCTCCACCACCTTCGAGGGCTCGGCGGCGGCCACCGGCACGAGCCTGACGAAGGCGGTCCGCCGCACCGGCGGCACCGACACGAACGACAACCGGGCCGACCTGTCGGCCGCCGACCCGACGCCCACGGCGTGCGGCACGGCGTGCGACTCCGCGCCCGCCCCGGTCGAGCCCGCCCCGGTCGTCCCGATCGCGGAGATCCAGGGAACCGGCACCGCGAGCCCGATCGTCGGACAGCGGGTCACGACCCGCGGCGTCGTGACCGCGGCCTACCCCGACGGCGGCTTCGACGGCGCGTACATCCAGACCGAGGGCACGGGCGACGTCGACGTCGACACCCACCGCGCGTCCACGGGTCTGTTCGTGGCGTCGGCCGCGCTGGCCGACGACGTCGAGATCGGCGACCACCTCGAGGTCACCGGCACCGTGGAGGAGTCCAGCGGACTCACCCAGCTCGCCGTCCCCGCCGGTGGCTGGACGGTCCTGACCGAGCCGGCCGTCGCGCCGAAGGCCGCCGAGGTCGCCTTCCCCCTGGACGACACCCAGCGCGAGTCGCTGGAGGGCATGCTCCTGGCGCCGCAGGGCGCGTACACGGTCACCAACAACTTCGCCACGAACTCCTTCGGCGAGGTCGGGCTCGCCGCCGGCACCCGACCGCTGCCCCAGCCCACCGACGTGGTGCGTCCGCGTACGCAGGCCTACACCGACCTCGTGGCCGACAACGCCCGTCGACTCATCACCCTCGATGACGGGGCGAGCGTCAACTACGTCAACGGCAGCAAGGACGTCCCGCTGCCCTGGCTGACCGCCGACAACGAGGTGCGCCAGGGAGCACCGACGACCTTCGTGGCGCCGGTCGTGCTCGACTTCCGCTTCGGCTGGAAGCTGCAGCCCACCACGCGCCTCACCGGTGTCGCTGACGCCCCGGCCACCTTCGGTGCCACGCGCGCGCAGGAGCGCACGCCCGCCCCGGTCGAGGGCGAGCTGAAGCTGGCCTCGTTCAACGTCCTGAACTACTTCCCGACGACGGGCGAGAAGTACGTCGCCTCCGGTCGCGGCACCTGCACGTACTTCCGCGACCGTGCCGGCACGCCCATCACCACCAACTCGTGCACCAACAACGGCCCGCGTGGTGCGGCCACGGACGAGAGCCTGGCGCGTCAGCAGACCAAGATCGTCAAGGCGATCAACGGCCTCGGCGCCGACGTCGTCGCGCTGCAGGAGCTCGAGAACTCCGCCACCCTCGGCCAGCCGCGCGACACGGCGCTGCAGACCCTCGTCGCAGCACTGAACGCCGACGCGGGCGCCGACGTCTGGGCGGGTGCCGCCTCGCCGACCACCGTGCCGAGCACGGGCGAGGACGTCATCCGTCCGGCGTTCATCTACCGCACCTCGACGGTCGAGACGGCCGGCGAGGCGCGCATCCTCGACGACCCGGCCTTCGCCAACGCCCGTGCCCCGCTCGCCCAGGAGTTCCGGGCCAAGGGCGTGGCCGACAGCGACTTCGTCGTGATCGCGAACCACTTCAAGTCCAAGGGCTCGGGGTCGGGCGAGAACGCCGACCAGCGCGACGGCCAGGGTGCGTCCAACCCCGACCGCGTGCGTCAGGCGCGGGCTCTCGTGGCCTTCGTGGACGACGTGGAGAAGTCCGCCGGCACCGACCGCGTCCTGCTGGCGGGCGACTTCAACTCCTACTCCAAGGAGGACCCGATGCAGGTCCTCGAGGACGCCGGGTTCACGAACGTGACCGACCGCTTCTCCGAGGAGGACACCTACCAGTTCGGTGGACTGCTCGGGTCGCTCGACCACGTCTTCGCCTCGCCCAGCGCGACGCGCCGGGTCCGTGGGGCCGACGTGTGGCGCATCAACGCGCCCGAGGCGATCGCCCGCGAGTACAGCCGCTTCAACTACAACGTCACCAACCTCTTCGACACGTCGCCGTTCCGCGCCAGCGACCACGACCCGACGATCGTCGGTCTCGACGTGAGCCCGGCCGCCGGCGAGCTGGCGGTGGACGGACCGCGCACCCGACGCCTCGGCGACGTGGTCGACGTCGACGTGCGGGTGAGCTCCTCCCTCGAGGGCGTCGTGCCCGCGGGCGAGGTGACGCTGCGCGACGGTGACACCGCGCTCGGCACGGCCACCCTGGACGGCGGCCGGGCGACGATCGCCCTGAGGACCGCGGACCTCGGTGTCGGCACGCACGTGCTGAGCGTCGAGTACGCCGGCGACGCGGAGACGCGTCCGGTCTCGGCGGAGTACCGCATCACGGTGCTGAAGAGCGAGGCCGACCTCGCCGCCACGATCGAGCCCACCCGTTTCGGGACGCAGGGCACGGTAGAGGTCACGGCCGCCCCGGCCGCCTCCGGCCTCGTCTACGTCGTGTCGGGTTCCACGGTCGTCGGCATCGGCTCGCTGCGCGAGGGATCGGCCAGCGTGCGCATCTCCGGAACGGCGCTCGAGCCCGGTTCCCACCGGCTCCAGGTCCTCTACGCCGGCAACGACTCCGTCGAGCCCGACGACGTCACGGTCGAGCACACGGTCACCAAGGCCACGCCCGTCGTCCGGGCCACCGCGCCGCGCGGGAAGGTCGTCGTCGACCGGACGCGAGCGGTCGTCCCGGTCCGGGTGAGCGCCGACGGCTTCCGGCCCGATGGTGGCACCGTGCGGGTGCGTCTCGGCTCGACGATCCTCGGCACGGCGACGCTGCGCAACGGGACCGCCGAGGTGCGCCTGCGACCGCTGCGCAGCACGGGTACGAGGCAGTTCACCGTGGAGTACCTCGGTGACCGTCGCACCGGCTCGGCCGCGGTCCCGCTGACGATCCGCGTCGTCCGGCGTTGA
- a CDS encoding GNAT family N-acetyltransferase → MADVQDLLGRRVTVRHRLADGSATDVVGRVVAADPTGLVVQRRDGSETAVDAGRVVALKVVPDRPARSPRALDVDVDELVRITSRGWPAPESVPLGAWELRAAGAFTGRANSVAVVGDPGRPDDEALAAVLDFYTSRGLQPQAQVVVDSAWERRFLAAGWTARTDYLGGAVVQVADLGDAPAPDGRATVTPRASDAWLSRYGRVDDVEAARRVLEGPRTVGFVEVPDDGVPAAAVGRVVVTGEWAGVAAVETLPEHRRRGLADAVVRTSLAWAHERGATRVYLQTMPDNHAALALYAPYGFRTHHHYRYLVPAS, encoded by the coding sequence GTGGCAGACGTCCAGGACCTTCTCGGCCGACGGGTGACCGTGCGGCACCGGCTCGCCGACGGGAGCGCCACCGACGTCGTCGGTCGCGTCGTCGCGGCCGACCCCACCGGGCTCGTCGTGCAGCGTCGCGACGGGTCCGAGACGGCCGTGGACGCCGGTCGTGTCGTCGCGCTCAAGGTCGTGCCCGACCGCCCCGCCCGCAGCCCCCGCGCGCTCGACGTCGACGTCGACGAGCTGGTCCGGATCACCTCGCGCGGGTGGCCGGCTCCCGAGTCGGTGCCGCTCGGTGCGTGGGAGCTGCGCGCCGCCGGGGCGTTCACGGGTCGCGCGAACTCCGTCGCCGTCGTGGGCGACCCGGGACGGCCCGACGACGAGGCGCTCGCCGCGGTGCTCGACTTCTACACGTCGCGAGGCCTGCAGCCGCAGGCGCAGGTCGTCGTCGACTCCGCGTGGGAGCGCCGCTTCCTCGCGGCGGGCTGGACGGCGCGCACCGACTACCTCGGCGGCGCCGTCGTGCAGGTGGCCGACCTCGGTGACGCCCCGGCCCCTGACGGCCGGGCGACCGTGACGCCACGAGCCTCGGACGCCTGGCTGTCGCGCTACGGCCGGGTCGACGACGTGGAGGCCGCGCGCCGGGTGCTGGAGGGACCACGCACGGTCGGCTTCGTCGAGGTCCCCGACGACGGCGTCCCCGCAGCGGCCGTCGGACGGGTCGTGGTGACCGGCGAGTGGGCCGGCGTGGCCGCCGTCGAGACGCTCCCCGAGCACCGCCGACGCGGTCTCGCCGACGCCGTCGTGCGGACCAGCCTGGCGTGGGCGCACGAGCGCGGCGCGACCCGCGTGTACCTGCAGACCATGCCCGACAACCACGCGGCGCTCGCGCTCTACGCGCCGTACGGCTTCAGGACGCACCACCACTACCGCTACCTCGTGCCCGCCTCCTGA
- the fdxA gene encoding ferredoxin, producing MTYVIAQPCVDVKDRACVDECPVDCIYEGKRMLYIHPDECVDCGACEPVCPVEAIFYEDDTPSEWKEYYDANVNFFDDLGSPGGAAKMGVIDKDHAFIAALPPQNQE from the coding sequence GTGACCTACGTGATCGCCCAGCCGTGTGTGGACGTCAAGGACCGCGCGTGCGTGGACGAGTGTCCCGTCGACTGCATCTACGAGGGCAAGCGGATGCTCTACATCCACCCCGACGAGTGCGTCGACTGCGGTGCCTGCGAGCCGGTGTGCCCGGTCGAGGCCATCTTCTACGAGGACGACACCCCGTCGGAGTGGAAGGAGTACTACGACGCGAACGTGAACTTCTTCGACGACCTCGGCTCGCCCGGTGGTGCCGCGAAGATGGGCGTGATCGACAAGGACCACGCCTTCATCGCCGCGCTGCCCCCGCAGAACCAGGAGTGA
- the dapC gene encoding succinyldiaminopimelate transaminase, whose translation MDRPRLSSRFPDFPWDTLADAKQRAHAHPDGIVDLSIGTPVDPTPSVAREALAAASDAPGYPTVAAPEAVRQAAVDWLERRLGVTGLTTDQVLLTVGSKELIANLPSQLALGPADTVVLPALAYPTYEVGARFAGARVVLGDPVADGLTDQPALVYVNSPANPHGEVLSAEHLRAVVRWCRERGALLVSDECYADFGWEREPVSVLHPDVCEGSHDGLLAVHSTSKRSNLAGYRAGFVAGDAAVVAELLAVRKHLGFMLPTPVQQAFAAAIADDEHVVLQRRRYAERRDALRRALESAGFTITHSEGALYLWATRGEGCRDTVAWLAERGILVAPGDFYGERGAQHVRVAFTATDERVAAAVARLAAS comes from the coding sequence ATGGACCGACCCCGTCTCTCCTCCCGCTTCCCCGACTTCCCGTGGGACACCCTGGCCGACGCCAAGCAGCGCGCCCACGCACACCCCGACGGCATCGTCGACCTCTCCATCGGGACACCGGTCGACCCCACGCCGTCGGTGGCCCGTGAGGCGCTCGCCGCAGCCTCGGACGCGCCGGGCTACCCGACGGTGGCGGCCCCCGAGGCCGTGCGCCAGGCCGCCGTCGACTGGCTCGAGCGTCGGCTCGGAGTCACCGGGCTCACGACCGACCAAGTGCTGCTGACCGTGGGCTCGAAGGAGCTCATCGCCAACCTGCCGTCGCAGCTCGCGCTCGGACCCGCCGACACCGTCGTGCTCCCCGCGCTGGCGTACCCCACCTACGAGGTCGGTGCCCGCTTCGCCGGCGCCCGCGTCGTGCTGGGCGACCCGGTCGCCGACGGCCTCACCGACCAGCCGGCGCTCGTGTACGTGAACTCCCCGGCGAACCCGCACGGCGAGGTGCTGTCGGCCGAGCACCTGCGCGCGGTGGTCCGTTGGTGCCGCGAGCGGGGAGCGCTACTGGTCTCCGACGAGTGCTACGCCGACTTCGGCTGGGAGCGCGAGCCGGTCTCCGTGCTGCACCCCGACGTCTGCGAGGGCAGCCACGACGGACTGCTCGCCGTGCACTCGACGTCGAAGCGCTCGAACCTCGCGGGCTACCGCGCCGGCTTCGTCGCGGGCGACGCGGCGGTCGTCGCCGAGCTACTGGCCGTCCGCAAGCACCTCGGGTTCATGCTGCCGACCCCGGTGCAGCAGGCCTTCGCCGCCGCGATCGCCGACGACGAGCACGTCGTCCTGCAGCGTCGTCGCTACGCCGAGCGTCGCGACGCGCTCCGCCGTGCGCTCGAGTCGGCCGGGTTCACCATCACCCACTCCGAGGGCGCGCTCTACCTCTGGGCCACCCGCGGCGAGGGCTGCCGCGACACGGTCGCCTGGCTCGCCGAGCGCGGCATCCTCGTCGCCCCCGGAGACTTCTACGGCGAGCGCGGCGCCCAGCACGTGCGCGTGGCCTTCACCGCCACCGACGAGCGCGTCGCCGCCGCCGTCGCCCGCCTCGCCGCGTCCTGA
- a CDS encoding potassium-transporting ATPase subunit F, which translates to MSLVTALQLLGVAALLVYLVVALVRPDRF; encoded by the coding sequence ATGTCCCTCGTCACCGCACTCCAGCTGCTCGGCGTCGCCGCCCTGCTGGTCTACCTCGTCGTGGCCCTCGTGCGGCCCGACCGGTTCTGA
- the kdpA gene encoding potassium-transporting ATPase subunit KdpA, whose product MSDTVSGLLTIAALLTLLAVVYVPLGDYMARVFTSTRHLRVERALYRVGGIDPDAEQSARGYVLSLLAFSVVGIVLLLAILLGQAALPWDRGLPGMPWDMALNTAVSFVTNTNWQSYAGESTLGFAAQALGLTVQNVVSAAVGLAVAVALVRGFTRAESSTLGSFWVDLVRGTVRVLLPLALVAAVLLLLGGVVQNLSDVTVRALGGGTQVVPGGLVASQEAVKQLGTNGGGFFNANSAHPFENPTALTNLLQVFLLLVVPVCLTRTFGTLVGSRRQGLVLLGAMGVLWTGALAVTTWAEVGGQGQAAQAAGAAMEGKETRFGEWASALFAVSTTGTSTGAVNASHDSMSPLGGGTVMAHMMLGEVSPGGVGSGLYGILVAAILAVFVAGLMVGRTPELLGKKIGSREMTYVALYTLVVPALVLVGIGTAIALPSTADAMGNPGGHGFSEVVYAFTSAANNNGSAFGGITVTSTFFQLTLAAAMLLGRFVPIVLVVLLAGSLARQRRVPTTAGTLPTATLLFGGLVVGVVLLVSALTFFPTLALGPVAEALTGASR is encoded by the coding sequence ATGTCCGACACCGTCTCCGGCCTGCTGACCATCGCGGCGCTGCTGACCCTGCTCGCCGTGGTCTACGTCCCGCTCGGCGACTACATGGCGCGCGTGTTCACCTCGACCCGGCACCTCCGCGTCGAGCGCGCGCTCTACCGCGTCGGCGGCATCGACCCCGACGCCGAGCAGAGCGCCCGCGGGTACGTGCTGAGCCTCCTCGCGTTCTCCGTCGTCGGCATCGTCCTGCTCCTGGCGATCCTCCTCGGCCAGGCCGCGCTCCCGTGGGACCGTGGCCTGCCCGGGATGCCCTGGGACATGGCCCTCAACACGGCGGTCTCCTTCGTCACCAACACCAACTGGCAGTCCTACGCCGGCGAGTCGACCCTGGGCTTCGCGGCACAGGCGCTCGGTCTGACGGTGCAGAACGTCGTCTCGGCCGCCGTCGGCCTCGCCGTCGCGGTCGCGCTGGTCCGCGGCTTCACACGGGCGGAGTCGAGCACCCTCGGCAGCTTCTGGGTCGACCTCGTCCGCGGCACCGTCCGCGTCCTGCTCCCGCTGGCGCTGGTCGCGGCAGTGCTGCTCCTGCTCGGCGGGGTCGTGCAGAACCTCTCCGACGTCACGGTGCGCGCCCTCGGCGGCGGCACGCAGGTGGTGCCGGGCGGGCTCGTCGCCAGCCAGGAGGCGGTCAAGCAGCTCGGCACGAACGGGGGCGGCTTCTTCAACGCGAACTCCGCGCACCCGTTCGAGAACCCGACGGCGCTGACCAACCTGCTTCAGGTCTTCCTCCTGCTGGTGGTGCCGGTCTGCCTGACCCGCACCTTCGGGACGCTGGTCGGCTCGCGGCGCCAGGGCCTGGTGCTGCTCGGCGCGATGGGCGTGCTGTGGACCGGGGCCCTCGCCGTGACGACGTGGGCCGAGGTCGGCGGGCAGGGCCAGGCCGCGCAGGCTGCCGGCGCGGCGATGGAGGGCAAGGAGACCCGCTTCGGGGAGTGGGCGTCGGCGTTGTTCGCCGTGTCGACCACCGGCACCTCGACGGGAGCGGTCAACGCGTCCCACGACTCCATGTCGCCGCTCGGGGGCGGGACAGTGATGGCGCACATGATGCTCGGCGAGGTCTCGCCCGGTGGCGTCGGTTCGGGCCTCTACGGCATCCTCGTCGCCGCGATCCTCGCCGTCTTCGTCGCCGGACTCATGGTCGGGCGGACCCCCGAGCTGCTCGGCAAGAAGATCGGTTCGCGGGAGATGACCTACGTCGCGCTCTACACGCTCGTCGTCCCCGCCCTCGTGCTCGTCGGCATCGGTACCGCCATCGCGCTGCCGTCGACGGCCGACGCCATGGGCAACCCGGGAGGCCACGGCTTCTCCGAGGTCGTCTACGCGTTCACGTCGGCCGCGAACAACAACGGCAGCGCCTTCGGCGGCATCACGGTGACGTCGACGTTCTTCCAGCTGACGCTTGCCGCGGCCATGCTGCTCGGCCGGTTCGTGCCGATCGTGCTCGTCGTCCTGCTCGCCGGCTCGCTGGCCCGCCAGCGTCGGGTGCCGACGACGGCAGGCACCCTGCCCACCGCGACCCTGCTGTTCGGCGGGCTCGTGGTCGGCGTCGTGCTGCTCGTCTCGGCCCTCACCTTCTTCCCGACCCTCGCCCTCGGCCCCGTGGCCGAGGCCCTGACAGGAGCCTCGCGATGA
- the kdpB gene encoding potassium-transporting ATPase subunit KdpB, protein MTRTSAATPLSRQLVQQLPAALRKLDPRHLWRSPVMFVVWIGSLVTTVSAVVDPSVFAVAIAVWLWLTVVFGNLAEAVAEGRGKAQADSLRAARTDVTARRVASDGSESVVAGTELTVGDLVRVSAGEVIPGDGDVVEGVATVDESAITGESAPVVREAGGDRSAVTGGTRVLSDEIVVRITAAPGETFLDRMISLVEGAERRKTPNEIALSILLVSPTIIFLLAVVTISPMADYAGAPQPTVVLVALLVCLIPTTIGALLSAIGIAGMDRLVRVNVLAMSGRAVEAAGDVSTLLLDKTGTITYGNRRASRFVPAEGVTLAELTEAARIASLADLTPEGRSIVDLAVADTGASGTGAPLPAGAEPVEFTAQTRMSGVDLPDGRELRKGAGSAVEAWTGAGLPAEVGAAGYEISMSGGTPLLVAERRAGSTRVLGVVHLKDVVKEGMVERFAELRRMGIRTVMVTGDNALTARAIAAEAGVDDVLAEATPEDKMRLIREEQSGGRLVAMTGDGTNDAPALAAADVGVAMASGTSAAKEAGNMVDLDSDPTKLIDVVRIGKQLLITRGALTTFSIANDLAKYFAIVPAMFVTAYPSLDALNVMRLATPESAILSAVIFNALVIVGLIPVALKGVRSRAADAASVLRRNLLVFGAGGVVVPFVGIKLIDLLVSQIPGIR, encoded by the coding sequence ATGACCCGCACCTCCGCTGCCACGCCGTTGTCGCGGCAGCTCGTCCAGCAGCTCCCCGCGGCGCTGCGCAAGCTCGACCCCCGCCACCTGTGGCGCAGCCCGGTCATGTTCGTCGTGTGGATCGGCTCCCTCGTCACGACGGTGTCGGCGGTCGTCGACCCGAGCGTCTTCGCGGTCGCCATCGCGGTCTGGCTCTGGCTCACGGTCGTGTTCGGCAACCTCGCCGAGGCCGTCGCCGAGGGCCGCGGCAAGGCACAGGCCGACTCGCTGCGCGCGGCGCGCACCGACGTCACCGCCCGGCGCGTCGCCTCCGACGGCAGCGAGTCGGTCGTGGCGGGCACCGAGCTGACGGTGGGCGACCTCGTGCGGGTCAGCGCCGGCGAGGTGATCCCCGGAGACGGCGACGTCGTGGAGGGCGTCGCGACGGTGGACGAGTCGGCCATCACCGGGGAGTCCGCGCCGGTCGTGCGCGAGGCCGGCGGGGACCGGTCGGCCGTCACGGGCGGCACGCGCGTCCTCTCCGACGAGATCGTCGTGCGGATCACCGCCGCGCCCGGCGAGACCTTCCTCGACCGGATGATCTCCCTGGTCGAGGGCGCCGAGCGGCGCAAGACCCCTAACGAGATCGCTCTGTCGATCCTGCTCGTGAGCCCGACGATCATCTTCCTGCTCGCCGTCGTCACCATCTCCCCGATGGCCGACTACGCGGGCGCGCCGCAGCCCACGGTGGTGCTGGTCGCGCTGCTCGTGTGCCTGATCCCCACCACGATCGGGGCGCTGCTGTCGGCCATCGGCATCGCCGGCATGGACCGTCTGGTGCGGGTGAACGTGCTCGCGATGTCGGGTCGTGCGGTCGAGGCGGCCGGCGACGTCAGCACGCTGCTGCTCGACAAGACCGGCACGATCACCTACGGCAACCGCCGGGCGTCGCGCTTCGTGCCCGCGGAGGGCGTCACCCTGGCGGAGCTGACGGAGGCCGCCCGCATCGCTTCGCTGGCCGACCTGACGCCGGAGGGTCGCTCGATCGTCGACCTGGCGGTGGCCGACACCGGTGCCAGCGGCACGGGCGCACCGCTGCCGGCCGGCGCCGAGCCGGTCGAGTTCACCGCCCAGACACGCATGTCGGGCGTCGACCTGCCCGACGGCCGCGAGCTGCGCAAGGGAGCCGGGAGCGCCGTCGAGGCGTGGACCGGAGCCGGGCTCCCCGCGGAGGTCGGGGCGGCCGGCTACGAGATCTCGATGTCCGGCGGCACGCCCCTGCTCGTCGCCGAGCGTCGAGCCGGATCCACCCGGGTGCTCGGGGTCGTCCACCTCAAGGACGTCGTCAAGGAGGGCATGGTCGAGCGGTTCGCCGAGCTGCGACGCATGGGGATCCGCACCGTCATGGTCACCGGCGACAACGCGCTGACGGCGCGGGCGATCGCCGCGGAGGCCGGTGTCGACGACGTGCTCGCGGAGGCGACGCCCGAGGACAAGATGCGACTCATCCGCGAGGAGCAGTCCGGTGGCCGCCTCGTGGCCATGACCGGCGACGGCACCAACGACGCGCCCGCGCTCGCGGCTGCCGACGTCGGCGTCGCGATGGCGTCGGGCACGTCGGCGGCGAAGGAGGCCGGCAACATGGTCGACCTCGACTCCGACCCGACGAAGCTCATCGACGTGGTGCGCATCGGCAAGCAGCTGCTCATCACGCGCGGCGCGCTCACGACGTTCTCGATCGCCAACGACCTCGCCAAGTACTTCGCGATCGTGCCGGCCATGTTCGTGACGGCCTACCCGTCGCTCGACGCGCTCAACGTCATGCGGCTGGCCACGCCGGAGTCGGCGATCCTCTCGGCCGTCATCTTCAACGCCCTCGTCATCGTGGGACTCATCCCGGTGGCCCTCAAGGGCGTGCGCAGCCGGGCCGCCGACGCCGCGAGCGTCCTGCGGCGCAACCTGCTCGTCTTCGGCGCGGGTGGCGTCGTCGTCCCGTTCGTCGGCATCAAGCTCATCGACCTGCTCGTCTCCCAGATCCCAGGAATCAGGTGA
- the kdpC gene encoding potassium-transporting ATPase subunit KdpC, protein MIRDLLRQSLAAVRVLLVLTVLLGVLYPAAVWAVGRAVPDRADGSLLRVDGVAVGSRLLGQTFEGAQWFHPRPSANDYDGLASAPSNLGPSNPDLLAAIRERRAAVAREDGVSPSAVPADALTASGSGLDPDISPAYAALQVPRVARERGLDEETVRRLVAEATSGRQLGFLGEPTVDVLELNASLSGAD, encoded by the coding sequence GTGATCCGCGACCTCCTGCGTCAGTCCCTCGCCGCCGTCCGCGTGCTGCTCGTGCTCACCGTGCTGCTCGGCGTCCTCTACCCGGCCGCCGTGTGGGCCGTGGGCCGGGCCGTGCCCGACCGGGCCGACGGCAGCCTGCTGCGCGTCGACGGCGTCGCCGTCGGCTCCCGCCTCCTCGGCCAGACCTTCGAGGGCGCGCAGTGGTTCCACCCGCGCCCGTCGGCCAACGACTACGACGGCCTCGCGTCGGCACCGTCGAACCTCGGGCCCTCGAACCCCGATCTTCTCGCGGCGATCCGTGAGCGGCGGGCCGCGGTGGCGCGCGAGGACGGGGTGTCACCGTCGGCCGTGCCCGCCGACGCCCTGACCGCGTCGGGGTCCGGGCTCGACCCCGACATCAGCCCCGCCTACGCGGCGCTGCAGGTGCCGCGGGTCGCCCGGGAGCGCGGACTCGACGAGGAGACCGTGCGTCGTCTCGTGGCCGAGGCCACCTCCGGACGCCAGCTCGGGTTCCTCGGGGAGCCCACGGTGGACGTCCTCGAGCTGAACGCGAGCCTGTCGGGTGCAGACTGA